A genomic stretch from Barnesiella intestinihominis YIT 11860 includes:
- a CDS encoding PEP/pyruvate-binding domain-containing protein, translated as MMNRPNINQLYLKDTSFANLMQKRVFNVLLVASRYDAFIMEEDGRVEEQIYFEYVSLNLSSPPRVKQVTTNEEAFEELALKRYDLIITMPGVDCSETFTQAKAMKRLYPYIPIVVLTPFSHEVSRRIAKEDLSGVDYVFSWLGNVDLLVAIIKLIEDKMNAEVDITSVGVQLILLVEDSIRFYSSILPNLYNFVLKQSQIFSTEALNDHERMLRMRGRPKVMLARTYEEAMQIYEKYSGNMLGIVSDVSFVRAGEKDKKAGIKFCTYVRSCDPYLPLIIESSERENQKEAIKLNASFLDKNSKKLPVDLRKTILKNFGFGDFTFINPNTGEPIVTIKNLKDLQDNIDIIPDDSLYYHASRNHISRWLYSRAIFPMAEALQPRQITDLSEISEIRKLIFDAIVQYRKMKNRGVVAIFKRDRFDKYSNFARIGNGSLGGKGRGLAFIDAMIKRNPTFDNIEGVNVTVPKTVVLCTDIFDTFMESNNLYQIALSDISDEEILEHFLKAKLPEELKPDFLAFFDVVGKPIAVRSSSLLEDSHYQPFAGIYSTYMIPSLDDKNEMLRLLLDAIKAVYASVFYADSKAYMTATSNVIDQEKMAIILQEVVGTQYNDRYYPSFAGVGRSINYYPINDEKAEDGVVDLAIGLGKYIVDGGRSLRFSPRHPNKVLQTSTLDLALRDTQTRFYALDMNRGEKPFSIDDGFNLLKLSVRDAEKDNSLRLMVSTYDPVDQMIRDGYYDGGRKVVTFANILQHKAFPLASILDSMLTIGSREMGRPVEIEFAGNLVGPGNTPGTVYWLQIRPIVDMKEMLSDEVMDLPDERTILKSNTALGHGVMDNVSHIVYVKSSSFKSSNNVNIAREIEKINRTFTEREENYILVGPGRWGSSDSSLGIPVKWPHISSARLIVESALDNYRIEPSQGTHFFQNLTSFGVGYFTVNTFAGDGYYDESYLNELPAVYESESLRIVKFDAPVLIEINGRKGKGLVTKPGVEQIENK; from the coding sequence ATAATGAATCGACCGAATATTAACCAATTATATCTGAAAGATACCTCTTTTGCTAACTTAATGCAAAAAAGAGTGTTCAATGTCTTACTTGTTGCGAGCCGATATGATGCTTTTATCATGGAAGAAGATGGGCGGGTGGAGGAACAAATTTACTTCGAATATGTTTCCCTGAATCTGAGTTCGCCTCCTCGGGTGAAACAGGTAACGACCAATGAGGAAGCCTTCGAGGAATTGGCTTTGAAACGTTATGACCTGATTATAACTATGCCCGGAGTCGATTGTTCCGAGACCTTTACGCAGGCAAAGGCGATGAAACGTCTCTACCCTTATATCCCTATTGTCGTTCTGACCCCTTTTTCTCACGAAGTTTCAAGGCGTATAGCAAAGGAAGATTTGAGTGGGGTGGACTACGTGTTCAGTTGGTTGGGTAATGTCGATTTGTTAGTGGCTATTATTAAGCTGATCGAAGATAAAATGAATGCCGAAGTCGATATTACTTCGGTAGGTGTGCAGCTCATTCTATTGGTAGAAGACTCTATCCGGTTCTATTCTTCCATTTTGCCTAATTTGTATAATTTTGTGTTGAAGCAATCCCAAATATTTTCGACCGAAGCCTTGAACGATCACGAGCGAATGCTGCGCATGCGGGGACGCCCCAAAGTAATGTTGGCACGAACTTATGAGGAAGCTATGCAGATATATGAAAAATATTCGGGAAACATGCTGGGTATCGTATCCGATGTTTCGTTCGTTAGGGCAGGCGAAAAAGATAAAAAAGCAGGAATAAAATTTTGCACCTATGTGCGCTCTTGCGATCCTTACTTGCCTCTTATTATTGAGTCTTCCGAACGCGAAAATCAAAAAGAAGCCATTAAGCTCAACGCTTCGTTCTTAGATAAAAATTCTAAGAAATTGCCGGTTGATTTGAGAAAAACGATATTGAAAAATTTCGGCTTCGGTGATTTTACATTCATCAATCCTAATACGGGAGAGCCTATCGTGACAATAAAAAATCTAAAAGATTTACAAGACAATATAGATATTATTCCCGACGACTCTCTTTATTATCATGCCTCTCGTAATCACATATCCCGATGGCTCTATTCGCGGGCCATTTTCCCTATGGCCGAAGCCTTGCAGCCTCGACAAATTACCGATTTGAGCGAGATATCTGAGATTCGTAAACTCATTTTCGACGCTATTGTACAGTATAGAAAAATGAAGAATAGGGGAGTAGTTGCCATTTTCAAGCGTGACCGTTTTGACAAATACTCCAATTTTGCTCGTATTGGTAATGGTTCTTTGGGGGGGAAAGGACGAGGCTTGGCGTTTATCGACGCCATGATAAAAAGAAATCCGACTTTCGATAATATCGAAGGCGTGAATGTGACCGTTCCCAAAACGGTAGTTTTGTGTACCGATATATTCGATACCTTTATGGAGAGTAATAATCTCTATCAAATAGCTCTTTCCGATATTTCCGATGAAGAAATTTTGGAGCATTTTCTTAAAGCGAAGCTCCCCGAAGAATTAAAGCCCGATTTTTTGGCATTTTTCGATGTGGTGGGTAAGCCCATTGCCGTTCGTTCGTCGAGTCTGTTGGAAGATTCCCACTATCAACCTTTCGCCGGTATCTATTCTACCTATATGATACCCTCGTTGGACGATAAGAACGAGATGCTCCGTTTACTGTTAGATGCTATAAAAGCAGTTTATGCCTCGGTTTTTTACGCCGATAGTAAAGCCTATATGACAGCTACGTCGAATGTTATCGATCAAGAAAAGATGGCGATTATATTGCAGGAAGTGGTAGGTACGCAATACAACGATCGTTATTATCCGTCGTTTGCAGGAGTAGGCCGTTCGATAAACTACTATCCTATTAATGACGAAAAGGCCGAAGATGGAGTTGTCGATTTGGCTATTGGGTTAGGAAAATATATTGTCGATGGAGGACGCAGTTTACGATTCTCTCCACGGCATCCCAATAAAGTATTGCAAACCAGTACACTCGATTTGGCGTTGAGAGATACCCAAACACGATTCTACGCGTTGGATATGAATAGAGGTGAAAAACCTTTCTCTATTGACGATGGCTTCAATTTGTTGAAACTCTCCGTTCGCGATGCCGAGAAAGACAATTCCCTTCGTTTGATGGTTTCTACTTACGATCCTGTCGATCAGATGATCCGGGACGGTTACTATGATGGGGGGCGCAAAGTCGTTACGTTTGCCAATATCTTGCAACATAAAGCCTTTCCGTTAGCCTCTATTCTCGATTCCATGCTTACCATTGGCAGTCGCGAAATGGGACGGCCGGTAGAAATAGAGTTTGCAGGAAATCTTGTAGGGCCGGGTAATACTCCTGGTACAGTTTATTGGTTGCAGATAAGGCCTATTGTCGATATGAAGGAAATGCTTAGCGACGAAGTAATGGATTTACCCGACGAAAGAACCATTCTTAAAAGCAATACGGCATTAGGACACGGCGTGATGGATAATGTATCTCATATTGTCTATGTAAAATCATCGAGTTTTAAGTCCTCAAATAATGTAAATATAGCACGTGAAATAGAGAAAATAAATCGTACCTTTACCGAGCGGGAAGAAAACTATATTTTGGTAGGGCCCGGGCGATGGGGGTCGAGTGACTCTTCACTGGGAATTCCAGTTAAATGGCCGCATATATCATCAGCCCGTCTCATTGTAGAGTCCGCACTTGATAATTATAGGATAGAACCAAGTCAAGGAACGCATTTCTTTCAGAATTTGACTTCGTTTGGTGTTGGCTATTTTACGGTAAATACATTTGCAGGCGATGGCTATTACGATGAAAGTTATCTGAATGAGCTCCCTGCTGTGTACGAATCGGAATCTTTGAGAATTGTTAAATTTGATGCTCCTGTACTGATAGAGATAAACGGACGCAAAGGGAAAGGTCTGGTGACAAAGCCCGGAGTGGAACAAATTGAAAATAAATAA